One segment of Massilia sp. Se16.2.3 DNA contains the following:
- the pstB gene encoding phosphate ABC transporter ATP-binding protein PstB, whose product MIHSMQAAPAAQAKTKTIAIANLDFYYGKTQSLKKVSLDIHEKQVTAFIGPSGCGKSTLLRTLNRMYDLYPGQRAEGSIVYRERNILEPGVDVNMLRAKIGMVFQKPTPFPMSIYDNIAFGVRLYENLSKGEMDERVEWALKKAALWEEAKDKLNKSGLSLSGGQQQRLCIARGVAVKPDVLLLDEPTSALDPISTAKIEELISELKQDYTIAIVTHNMQQAARCSDYTAYMYLGELVEFGETDQLFMNPAKKETQDYITGRFG is encoded by the coding sequence ATGATCCACTCCATGCAGGCTGCCCCGGCAGCGCAAGCGAAGACCAAGACCATAGCGATCGCCAACCTCGACTTCTACTACGGGAAGACGCAGAGCCTCAAGAAAGTCTCGCTCGACATCCACGAAAAGCAGGTCACCGCCTTCATCGGCCCCTCGGGCTGCGGCAAGTCGACCCTGCTGCGCACCCTGAACCGCATGTACGACCTGTACCCGGGCCAGCGCGCGGAAGGATCGATCGTCTACCGCGAGCGCAACATCCTCGAGCCGGGCGTCGACGTGAACATGCTGCGCGCGAAAATCGGCATGGTATTCCAGAAGCCGACCCCGTTCCCGATGTCGATCTACGACAATATCGCCTTCGGCGTGCGCCTGTACGAGAACCTGTCGAAAGGCGAGATGGACGAGCGCGTGGAATGGGCCTTGAAAAAGGCGGCGTTGTGGGAAGAGGCCAAGGACAAGCTGAACAAGAGCGGCCTGTCGCTGTCCGGCGGCCAGCAGCAGCGCCTGTGCATCGCGCGCGGCGTGGCGGTCAAGCCCGACGTGCTGCTGCTGGACGAGCCGACCTCGGCGCTGGACCCGATCTCGACGGCCAAGATCGAGGAGTTGATCAGCGAATTGAAACAGGACTACACGATCGCCATCGTCACCCACAACATGCAGCAGGCGGCCCGGTGTTCCGATTACACTGCCTATATGTACCTGGGAGAGCTGGTGGAATTCGGCGAGACGGATCAGTTGTTCATGAACCCGGCTAAAAAAGAGACCCAGGATTACATCACCGGCCGCTTCGGTTAA
- the phoU gene encoding phosphate signaling complex protein PhoU, giving the protein MIGEHSSKQYDQELEAIRSKVLLMGGMVETQFEEALHCFRVGDIAQADHVMAEDAAVNGLEVQLDDACSHLIVKRQPAANDLRTIMATIKVITDLERIGDEASKIARTAKSLHARGVTGFAHYDTIRSIGKDTSELLHDALDAFARLDGKQAMRIIAGDEIIDHEFRTILRNLITFMMEDPRTISSALDTLWVAKAIERIGDHAKNIAEYVIYVVEGRDIRHSKPVVQEG; this is encoded by the coding sequence ATGATCGGTGAACACTCAAGCAAACAATACGACCAGGAACTCGAAGCGATCCGCTCCAAGGTGCTGCTCATGGGCGGCATGGTGGAAACCCAGTTCGAGGAGGCGCTGCACTGCTTCCGCGTGGGAGATATCGCGCAGGCGGACCACGTGATGGCCGAGGACGCGGCCGTGAACGGGCTGGAAGTGCAGCTCGACGACGCCTGCAGCCACCTGATCGTCAAGCGCCAGCCGGCGGCGAACGACCTGCGCACCATCATGGCGACCATCAAGGTGATCACCGACCTCGAACGCATCGGCGACGAGGCAAGCAAGATTGCGCGCACCGCGAAAAGCCTGCATGCGCGCGGCGTGACCGGTTTTGCCCACTACGACACCATCCGCAGCATCGGCAAGGACACCTCTGAACTGCTGCACGACGCGCTCGACGCCTTTGCGCGCCTGGACGGCAAGCAGGCCATGCGCATCATCGCCGGCGACGAAATCATCGACCACGAGTTCCGCACCATCCTGCGCAACCTGATCACCTTCATGATGGAAGACCCGCGCACGATTTCCTCGGCGCTCGACACGCTGTGGGTGGCCAAGGCCATCGAACGCATCGGCGACCATGCGAAGAACATCGCCGAGTACGTGATCTACGTGGTCGAGGGACGGGACATCCGCCACAGCAAACCCGTCGTCCAGGAAGGCTGA
- a CDS encoding response regulator: protein MGSTRVLVVEDEPAIVELVSYSLREAGWSISSVGTTGAAWDSISRGKPDLLLLDWMLPDQSGLRLLARLRADRDFQDIPVIMLTAKSMEEDKLAGLNTGADDYVTKPFSPRELLARSRALLRRKSPHLAEAPLRAGAVLLDPASCTVSIEGQQVDIGNAEYKLLKFLLAHRERVFSRAQLLDKVWGDHAVIEERTVDVHVLRLRKALKGAEGLIRTVRSVGYMLSEK, encoded by the coding sequence ATGGGAAGCACGCGCGTACTGGTGGTCGAAGACGAACCGGCCATCGTCGAACTGGTGAGCTATTCGCTGCGCGAAGCCGGCTGGAGCATCTCCTCGGTCGGCACGACGGGCGCGGCCTGGGACAGCATCAGCCGCGGCAAGCCGGACCTGCTGCTGCTCGACTGGATGCTGCCAGACCAGAGCGGCCTGCGCCTCCTGGCACGGCTGCGCGCCGACCGCGACTTCCAGGACATCCCCGTCATCATGCTGACGGCAAAGAGCATGGAAGAAGACAAGCTGGCTGGCCTGAACACGGGCGCGGACGACTATGTGACGAAACCGTTCTCGCCACGCGAACTGCTGGCCCGTTCGCGCGCCCTGCTGCGCCGCAAGAGCCCGCACCTGGCCGAGGCGCCGCTGCGCGCGGGGGCTGTCCTGCTCGACCCGGCCAGCTGCACGGTCAGCATCGAGGGCCAGCAGGTCGACATCGGCAATGCCGAATACAAGCTGCTCAAATTCCTGCTGGCCCACCGCGAGCGCGTGTTCTCGCGCGCCCAGCTGCTCGACAAGGTCTGGGGCGACCACGCCGTCATCGAGGAGCGCACGGTGGACGTACACGTGCTGCGCCTGCGGAAGGCCTTGAAGGGCGCCGAAGGGCTGATCCGCACGGTGCGCAGCGTCGGGTATATGCTGTCGGAAAAATAA
- the phoR gene encoding phosphate regulon sensor histidine kinase PhoR, producing the protein MNPKLLFWVPALLRLASIFVAAGVVWWMAGPVAALALALAGAVAALFVQLTYLYRLGEWLNDPHSGRLPDGWGAWTDVFARLYRLRREDERHQAELAEWLARFRQAMSLLPEGVAIMDDVLFLEWCNPAAERHLNLTLERDKGLRVTNLVRHPDFIDYIILGRYEQPLTLSLRGRKIECRIIPFENRRQILVTHDATDTERIEAMRRDFIANASHELRTPLTVIVGFLEIAMSDPCMDAATREAHLKLMTEQGERMQRLIEDMLTLSRLESDEFPLRRERVDVAALVESVAAEARALSNGRHRIEVTVDGPDVMGSMEELRSAFANLASNAVRYSPGGGTIALSWRRGAGDLQFSVCDSGIGIDPQHIARLTERFYRVDKSRSRETQGTGLGLAIVKHVLLRHGGRLNISSVPGEGSTFTVSLPNTSLPG; encoded by the coding sequence ATGAATCCCAAACTGCTGTTCTGGGTGCCGGCGCTGTTGCGCCTGGCCTCCATCTTCGTTGCCGCCGGCGTGGTGTGGTGGATGGCCGGACCGGTCGCGGCGCTGGCGCTGGCGCTGGCCGGTGCGGTTGCCGCGCTGTTCGTGCAGCTGACCTACCTGTACCGGCTGGGCGAGTGGCTGAACGACCCGCACAGCGGACGCCTGCCGGACGGCTGGGGTGCCTGGACGGACGTGTTCGCGCGCCTCTACCGCCTGCGCCGCGAGGACGAGCGCCACCAGGCGGAGCTGGCCGAATGGCTGGCGCGCTTCCGCCAGGCCATGAGCCTGTTGCCGGAGGGCGTGGCCATCATGGACGATGTGCTTTTCCTGGAGTGGTGCAACCCGGCGGCCGAGCGCCACCTGAACCTCACGCTCGAGCGCGACAAGGGCCTGCGCGTGACCAACCTGGTGCGCCATCCGGACTTCATCGACTACATCATCCTGGGACGCTACGAGCAGCCGCTCACGCTGTCGCTGCGCGGCCGCAAGATCGAATGCCGCATCATCCCTTTTGAAAACCGGCGCCAGATCCTCGTCACCCACGATGCCACCGATACCGAGCGTATCGAGGCGATGCGGCGCGACTTCATTGCCAACGCCTCGCATGAATTGCGCACGCCGCTGACGGTCATCGTCGGCTTCCTCGAGATCGCCATGTCCGACCCGTGCATGGATGCCGCCACCCGTGAAGCGCACCTGAAACTGATGACCGAGCAGGGCGAGCGCATGCAGCGCCTGATCGAAGACATGCTGACCCTGTCGCGCCTGGAGTCCGACGAATTCCCGCTGCGGCGCGAGCGCGTGGACGTGGCGGCGCTGGTGGAATCGGTGGCTGCCGAGGCACGGGCGCTGTCGAACGGCCGCCACCGGATCGAGGTAACGGTCGACGGCCCGGACGTGATGGGCAGCATGGAAGAGCTGCGCAGCGCCTTTGCCAACCTGGCCTCGAACGCGGTGCGCTATTCGCCGGGTGGCGGCACCATCGCGCTGTCGTGGCGGCGCGGTGCGGGCGACCTGCAGTTTTCCGTATGCGACAGCGGCATCGGCATCGACCCCCAGCACATTGCGCGCCTGACCGAGCGCTTCTACCGCGTCGACAAGAGCCGTTCGCGCGAGACGCAGGGCACGGGCCTGGGCCTGGCCATCGTCAAGCACGTGCTGCTGCGGCACGGCGGGCGCCTGAACATCAGCTCCGTGCCGGGGGAGGGCAGTACCTTCACCGTGTCCTTGCCCAACACCTCCCTGCCTGGCTAG
- a CDS encoding patatin-like phospholipase family protein — MLSRRTSLIALGALLLTACGSTPPPPPVPVAVQAPPPPPKKIRIGLALGGGAARGFAHIGVIKALEAQGIVPEIVVGTSAGSVVGALYAAGYSGFELQKTAMGMDEATISDWAMPLFSKSPGLLKGEALQNYVNKAVNNRPMEKLPKRFGAVVTDLKTGEAVMFDKGNTGMAVRASSAVPSVFQPVRIGNKTYVDGGLVAPVPVKFTREKMGADFVIAVNISTQADTQATVSSLDVLMQTFSIMGQRLNHFELKDADIVITPALGKMGSADFNGRNLAILAGEQAAAAVMPQIKAKLKAKQQQP; from the coding sequence ATGCTCTCTCGACGCACCTCCCTCATTGCTCTCGGCGCGCTGCTGCTGACCGCCTGCGGCAGCACCCCGCCGCCCCCTCCCGTCCCGGTCGCCGTCCAGGCGCCGCCGCCGCCACCGAAGAAGATCCGCATCGGCCTGGCCCTGGGTGGCGGCGCCGCGCGCGGCTTTGCCCATATCGGCGTGATCAAGGCGCTGGAAGCGCAGGGCATCGTGCCCGAGATCGTTGTCGGCACCAGTGCCGGTTCCGTGGTCGGCGCCCTGTACGCGGCAGGCTATAGCGGCTTCGAGCTGCAGAAGACGGCCATGGGCATGGACGAGGCGACGATCTCGGACTGGGCCATGCCGCTGTTTTCGAAGTCGCCGGGCCTGCTCAAGGGCGAGGCGCTGCAGAACTATGTCAACAAGGCGGTGAACAACCGGCCGATGGAAAAGCTGCCGAAGCGTTTTGGGGCGGTGGTCACCGACCTGAAGACCGGCGAAGCCGTCATGTTCGACAAGGGTAATACCGGCATGGCCGTACGTGCATCGTCCGCCGTGCCCTCGGTCTTCCAGCCCGTCAGGATCGGCAACAAGACCTATGTCGACGGCGGCCTGGTGGCCCCGGTGCCCGTGAAGTTCACGCGCGAGAAGATGGGCGCCGACTTCGTGATCGCCGTGAACATCTCGACCCAGGCCGACACCCAGGCCACGGTCAGCTCGCTTGACGTGCTGATGCAGACCTTCAGCATCATGGGCCAGCGCCTGAACCACTTCGAACTCAAGGATGCCGACATCGTCATCACCCCGGCGCTGGGCAAGATGGGCAGCGCCGACTTCAATGGCCGCAACCTGGCGATCCTCGCCGGGGAACAGGCGGCCGCTGCGGTGATGCCGCAAATCAAGGCCAAGCTGAAGGCCAAACAACAACAACCATAA
- a CDS encoding heme-binding protein translates to MKTKPMLTLDDVKIIAAASEAEALTNGWAITFAIVDDGGHLLWLQRLDGAPPVSSHIAPAKAKTAALGRRESKVYEDVINNGRVSFLSAPEIEGMLEGGVPVVVDGHVIGAVGVSGVKSNEDAQVAKAGIAALLGNA, encoded by the coding sequence ATGAAAACCAAGCCGATGCTGACCCTGGACGACGTGAAGATCATCGCCGCGGCAAGCGAAGCCGAAGCCCTGACGAATGGCTGGGCCATCACCTTTGCCATCGTCGACGACGGCGGCCACCTGCTGTGGCTGCAGCGCCTGGACGGCGCCCCGCCGGTATCAAGCCACATCGCGCCCGCCAAGGCGAAGACGGCCGCGCTCGGCCGCCGCGAGTCCAAAGTGTACGAAGACGTGATCAACAACGGCCGCGTGTCTTTCCTGTCGGCGCCGGAGATCGAGGGCATGCTCGAGGGCGGCGTGCCCGTGGTCGTTGACGGTCATGTGATCGGCGCGGTCGGCGTGTCCGGCGTGAAGTCGAACGAGGATGCGCAGGTGGCGAAGGCGGGCATCGCCGCGCTGCTGGGCAACGCCTGA
- the carA gene encoding glutamine-hydrolyzing carbamoyl-phosphate synthase small subunit, with translation MPPFFSGPTVPAILALADGTIFRGISIGAAGHTTGEVVFNTAITGYQEILTDPSYSRQIVTLTYPHIGNYGVNAADVEASKVHAAGLIIRDLPLLASNFRSTQSLSDYLKAENVVAIAGIDTRKLTRLLREKGAQSGAILTGTQGNQPSEIQALELARSFPGLSGMDLAKVVSVKEPYVFTETEWKLGEGFGKQDNPQYHVVAFDYGVKRNILRMLAERGCKVTVLPAESTAQDALALNPDGIFLANGPGDPEPCDYAIRATAELIEKGIPTFGICLGHQIMALASGAKTMKMKFGHHGANHPVQDLDSRKVLITSQNHGFAVDPETLPGNCRVTHVSLFDGSLQGFARTDKPAFCFQGHPEASPGPTDVAYLFDRFIGLMQAQEKN, from the coding sequence TTGCCGCCATTTTTTTCTGGCCCAACCGTCCCGGCCATCCTGGCTCTCGCAGACGGAACGATTTTTCGAGGAATTTCGATTGGCGCCGCCGGTCACACGACCGGTGAAGTGGTCTTCAATACCGCCATTACCGGCTACCAGGAAATCCTGACCGACCCCAGCTACTCGCGTCAGATCGTCACGCTGACGTACCCGCACATCGGCAACTACGGCGTCAACGCCGCCGACGTCGAAGCGTCGAAAGTTCACGCCGCCGGCCTGATCATTCGCGACCTGCCGCTGCTGGCATCGAATTTCCGTTCCACGCAGTCGCTGTCGGACTACCTGAAGGCCGAAAATGTCGTGGCAATCGCCGGCATCGATACCCGCAAACTGACCCGCCTGCTGCGCGAGAAGGGCGCCCAGAGCGGCGCCATCCTGACCGGCACGCAAGGCAACCAGCCGTCGGAAATCCAGGCGCTCGAACTGGCGCGCTCCTTCCCCGGCCTGTCGGGCATGGACCTGGCCAAGGTCGTGTCGGTGAAAGAGCCGTACGTCTTCACCGAAACCGAGTGGAAGCTCGGCGAGGGCTTCGGCAAGCAGGACAATCCCCAATACCACGTCGTCGCCTTTGACTACGGCGTCAAGCGCAACATCCTGCGCATGCTGGCCGAGCGCGGCTGCAAGGTCACCGTGCTGCCGGCCGAGTCGACCGCGCAGGACGCGCTGGCCCTGAATCCCGACGGTATTTTCCTGGCCAACGGCCCGGGCGACCCGGAACCCTGCGACTATGCCATCCGCGCCACCGCCGAACTGATCGAGAAGGGCATCCCGACCTTCGGCATCTGCCTCGGCCACCAGATCATGGCACTCGCTTCCGGCGCGAAGACGATGAAGATGAAGTTCGGCCACCACGGTGCCAACCACCCGGTCCAGGACCTCGACTCGAGGAAGGTGCTGATCACGTCGCAGAACCACGGTTTCGCGGTCGACCCGGAAACGCTCCCAGGCAACTGCCGCGTCACCCACGTGTCGCTGTTCGACGGTTCGCTGCAGGGCTTTGCCCGCACCGACAAACCCGCCTTCTGCTTCCAGGGCCACCCGGAAGCGTCCCCTGGCCCGACCGACGTCGCCTATCTGTTTGACCGCTTCATCGGTTTGATGCAAGCGCAGGAGAAGAACTAA
- the carB gene encoding carbamoyl-phosphate synthase large subunit, which yields MPKRSDIKSILIIGAGPIIIGQAAEFDYSGAQACKALRDEGYKVILVNSNPATIMTDPEMADVTYIEPITWKVVERIIDKERPDAILPTMGGQTALNCALDLHRHGILDKYKVELIGASPEAIDKAEDRSKFKDAMTKIGLGSARSGVAHSMDEARTVQRELGFPTIIRPSFTMGGTGGGIAYNEEEFEAICKRGLEASPTNELLIEESLLGWKEYEMEVVRDRADNCIIICSIENLDPMGVHTGDSITVAPAQTLTDKEYQIMRNASIAVLREIGVDTGGSNVQFAINPQDGRMIVIEMNPRVSRSSALASKATGFPIAKVAAKLAVGFTLDELRNEITGGATPASFEPSIDYVVTKIPRFAFEKFPAADKHLTTQMKSVGEVMAMGRTFQESFQKALRGLEVGVDGLNEMTRDREVIEEELGEPGPERIWYVGDAFAQGFTLEEVHALTKIDPWFLIQIKEIVDIELWLDHQTLESLDKPTLYKLKQKGFSDARMAFLMHTTQAAVRERRHALGIRPVYKRVDTCAAEFATDTAYMYSTYDEECEAAPTDKKKIMVLGGGPNRIGQGIEFDYCCVHAALAMREDGYETIMVNCNPETVSTDYDTSDRLYFESLTLEDVLEIVELEKPVGVIVQYGGQTPLKLALDLEANGVPIVGTSPDMIDAAEDRERFQKLLQDLGLRQPPNRTARTETEALALAQEIGYPLVVRPSYVLGGRAMEIVHEQRDLERYMREAVKVSNDSPVLLDRFLNDAIEVDVDCISDGETTFIGGVMEHIEQAGVHSGDSACSLPPYSLSQETIDELKRQTALMAKGLNVVGLMNVQFAIQQKEEGGKTVDTVFVLEVNPRASRTVPFVSKATGIQLAKVAARCMVGQTLASQGITKEVTPPFYSVKEAVFPFVKFPGVDTILGPEMKSTGEVMGVGETFGEAFVKSQIGAGIKLPESGRVFLSVKASDKPRAVQVARDLVSLGFTLAATKGTAAVIAAAGLPVLAVNKVIEGRPHVVDMIKNHEIEMVINTVEEKRSAIVDSRTIRTSALASRVVTYTTIAGAEAAIQGMRHLNEIRVYDLQGLHNTLN from the coding sequence ATGCCAAAGCGTAGTGATATCAAAAGCATCCTGATCATCGGCGCCGGCCCGATCATCATCGGCCAGGCCGCGGAATTCGATTACTCGGGCGCGCAGGCCTGCAAGGCCCTGCGCGACGAGGGTTATAAAGTCATCCTGGTCAACAGCAACCCCGCCACCATCATGACCGACCCGGAGATGGCCGATGTTACCTACATCGAGCCGATCACCTGGAAGGTCGTCGAACGTATCATCGACAAGGAGCGTCCGGACGCGATCCTGCCGACCATGGGCGGCCAGACCGCGCTGAACTGCGCGCTCGACCTGCACCGCCACGGCATCCTCGACAAGTACAAGGTCGAGCTGATCGGCGCCTCGCCGGAAGCGATCGACAAGGCCGAGGACCGTTCCAAGTTCAAGGACGCGATGACGAAGATCGGCCTGGGTTCGGCGCGCTCGGGCGTGGCGCACTCGATGGACGAAGCACGCACCGTGCAGCGCGAACTCGGCTTCCCGACCATCATCCGGCCATCCTTCACGATGGGCGGCACCGGCGGCGGCATCGCCTACAACGAGGAAGAATTCGAGGCCATCTGCAAGCGCGGCCTGGAAGCTTCGCCCACCAACGAACTGCTGATCGAAGAGTCGCTGCTGGGCTGGAAAGAGTACGAGATGGAAGTCGTGCGCGACAGGGCCGACAACTGCATCATCATCTGCTCGATCGAAAACCTCGACCCGATGGGCGTGCACACCGGCGACTCGATCACGGTCGCGCCGGCGCAGACGCTGACCGACAAGGAATACCAGATCATGCGCAACGCCTCGATCGCGGTGCTGCGCGAGATCGGCGTCGATACCGGCGGCTCGAACGTGCAGTTCGCGATCAACCCGCAGGACGGGCGCATGATCGTCATCGAGATGAACCCGCGCGTGTCGCGTTCCTCGGCGCTGGCCTCGAAGGCAACCGGCTTCCCGATCGCGAAAGTCGCCGCCAAGCTGGCGGTCGGCTTCACGCTGGACGAACTGCGCAACGAGATCACCGGCGGCGCGACCCCGGCATCGTTCGAGCCCTCGATCGACTATGTCGTGACCAAGATCCCGCGCTTCGCCTTCGAGAAATTCCCGGCCGCGGACAAGCACCTGACGACCCAGATGAAATCGGTCGGCGAAGTCATGGCCATGGGCCGCACCTTCCAGGAATCGTTCCAGAAAGCGCTGCGCGGCCTGGAAGTGGGCGTCGATGGCCTGAACGAAATGACGCGCGACCGCGAAGTCATCGAAGAGGAACTGGGCGAGCCGGGACCGGAACGCATCTGGTACGTGGGCGACGCTTTTGCCCAGGGCTTCACGCTGGAAGAAGTCCATGCGCTGACAAAAATCGATCCGTGGTTCCTCATCCAGATCAAGGAAATCGTCGACATCGAGCTCTGGCTGGATCACCAGACGCTGGAGTCGCTCGACAAGCCGACCCTGTACAAGTTGAAGCAGAAGGGTTTCTCGGACGCGCGCATGGCTTTTCTCATGCACACCACGCAGGCCGCGGTGCGCGAGCGCCGTCACGCGCTGGGCATCCGCCCGGTCTACAAGCGCGTCGACACCTGCGCCGCCGAATTTGCCACCGACACCGCCTACATGTACTCGACCTATGACGAGGAATGCGAAGCGGCGCCGACCGACAAGAAGAAAATCATGGTGCTGGGCGGCGGTCCGAACCGCATCGGCCAGGGCATCGAGTTCGATTACTGCTGCGTGCACGCGGCCCTGGCCATGCGCGAAGACGGCTACGAGACCATCATGGTCAACTGTAATCCGGAGACCGTGTCGACCGACTACGATACGTCGGACCGCCTGTACTTCGAATCGCTGACGCTGGAAGACGTGCTGGAAATCGTCGAGCTGGAAAAGCCGGTCGGCGTGATCGTCCAGTACGGCGGCCAGACGCCTTTGAAGCTCGCGCTCGACCTGGAAGCGAATGGCGTGCCGATCGTCGGCACCAGCCCGGACATGATCGATGCCGCCGAAGACCGCGAGCGCTTCCAGAAGCTGCTGCAAGACCTCGGCCTGCGCCAGCCGCCAAACCGCACCGCGCGTACCGAAACCGAGGCGCTGGCACTGGCGCAGGAAATCGGCTACCCGCTGGTCGTGCGTCCTTCGTATGTGCTGGGCGGCCGCGCGATGGAAATCGTCCACGAGCAGCGCGACCTCGAGCGCTACATGCGCGAAGCGGTGAAAGTGTCGAACGATTCGCCTGTGCTGCTCGACCGCTTCCTGAACGACGCCATTGAAGTCGACGTCGACTGCATCTCGGATGGCGAGACCACCTTCATCGGCGGCGTGATGGAACACATCGAACAGGCAGGCGTGCACTCGGGCGACTCGGCCTGCTCGCTGCCGCCTTACTCGCTGTCGCAAGAGACGATCGATGAACTCAAGCGCCAGACCGCGCTGATGGCCAAGGGCCTGAACGTGGTCGGCCTGATGAACGTGCAGTTCGCGATCCAGCAGAAGGAAGAGGGCGGCAAGACGGTCGATACGGTGTTCGTGCTGGAAGTGAACCCGCGCGCCTCGCGTACCGTCCCCTTCGTCTCGAAAGCCACCGGCATCCAGCTGGCCAAGGTCGCGGCGCGCTGCATGGTCGGCCAGACCCTGGCGTCGCAAGGCATCACGAAAGAAGTCACGCCGCCGTTCTACAGCGTCAAGGAAGCCGTGTTCCCGTTCGTGAAATTCCCTGGCGTGGATACCATCCTCGGACCGGAAATGAAGTCGACCGGCGAAGTGATGGGCGTAGGCGAAACCTTCGGCGAAGCCTTCGTCAAGTCGCAGATCGGTGCGGGCATCAAGCTGCCCGAATCGGGCCGCGTCTTCCTGTCGGTGAAGGCCTCCGACAAGCCGCGCGCGGTGCAGGTGGCGCGCGACCTGGTCTCGCTCGGCTTCACGCTGGCCGCCACCAAGGGTACCGCTGCCGTGATCGCCGCCGCCGGCCTGCCGGTGCTGGCCGTGAACAAGGTGATCGAGGGCCGTCCGCACGTGGTCGACATGATCAAGAACCACGAGATCGAGATGGTCATCAACACCGTCGAGGAAAAACGCAGTGCGATCGTCGACTCGCGTACCATCCGTACCTCGGCGCTGGCCTCGCGCGTGGTGACCTACACGACGATTGCCGGTGCCGAAGCGGCGATCCAGGGCATGCGCCACCTGAACGAGATTCGGGTCTACGATTTACAAGGTCTGCATAACACCTTAAACTAG
- the greA gene encoding transcription elongation factor GreA, translated as MNTTVPLTKYGAELLKEELHQLKTKERRSVIDAIAEARSHGDLSENAEYDAAKERQAFVEGRIAELEGKLSAAQIIDPATLDAEGRVVFASTVDLEDLESGQKVSYQIVGLDEADLKLNKVSVTSPIARALIGKYAGDVVEVQAPSGPREYEILEVRYV; from the coding sequence ATGAACACTACCGTCCCACTGACCAAATACGGCGCCGAACTGCTGAAGGAAGAGCTGCACCAGCTCAAGACGAAAGAGCGCCGCAGCGTCATCGATGCGATCGCCGAAGCACGTTCGCATGGTGACCTGTCGGAGAACGCGGAATACGACGCGGCCAAGGAGCGCCAGGCCTTCGTCGAAGGCCGCATCGCCGAACTCGAAGGCAAGTTGAGTGCCGCCCAGATCATCGACCCGGCCACGCTCGACGCCGAAGGCCGCGTGGTCTTCGCCTCCACCGTCGACCTCGAGGACCTGGAATCGGGCCAGAAGGTCAGCTACCAGATCGTCGGCCTGGACGAAGCCGACCTCAAACTGAACAAGGTGTCGGTCACCTCGCCAATCGCGCGTGCCCTGATCGGCAAGTACGCCGGCGACGTGGTGGAAGTGCAGGCGCCGTCCGGCCCGCGCGAATACGAAATCCTCGAAGTGCGCTACGTCTGA
- a CDS encoding DUF4149 domain-containing protein, which translates to MAQTAGRIAAARLLVAALWAGALWVLGYVAAPAVFSLAGGALTGDLVGAFLRRLAWISMACAVLMLILVRFSPDLDGARRRSLKLLVLAMLACALVMFVGLQPAMAFMRDAAGPAGIRASPMWTRFAVMHGVSQLFHLIESVLAAMLLLKSR; encoded by the coding sequence ATGGCGCAAACGGCCGGCCGCATCGCCGCCGCGCGCCTGCTGGTGGCCGCACTCTGGGCGGGCGCCCTCTGGGTGCTCGGCTATGTGGCCGCGCCGGCCGTGTTCTCGCTTGCCGGCGGCGCGCTGACCGGTGACCTCGTCGGCGCTTTCCTGCGCCGCCTGGCCTGGATCTCGATGGCTTGTGCGGTGCTGATGCTGATCCTGGTACGGTTTTCGCCTGACCTGGATGGTGCGCGCAGGCGTTCCCTGAAGCTGCTGGTGCTGGCCATGCTGGCCTGTGCGCTGGTGATGTTCGTCGGCCTGCAGCCCGCGATGGCGTTCATGCGCGATGCGGCCGGGCCTGCGGGCATCCGCGCGTCGCCCATGTGGACACGTTTCGCGGTCATGCATGGCGTCTCGCAGCTGTTCCACCTGATCGAAAGCGTACTGGCGGCGATGCTGCTGCTGAAAAGCCGATAA
- the yhbY gene encoding ribosome assembly RNA-binding protein YhbY: MLKLTPAERSALRAEAHGLNPVVMIGEAGLTESVMKEIAASLDAHGLIKVRVFGDDREARVAMYEQISTELDAAPVQHIGKLLVLYRPKKEVVKERSSKAGKGMREVTIVKASASGTKKPSVTKVMIKGNERVTAGGNIKRAKPRQASTKKNALNK; this comes from the coding sequence ATGCTTAAACTTACTCCGGCCGAGCGCAGCGCGCTGCGCGCCGAAGCCCATGGGCTCAATCCTGTCGTCATGATCGGCGAAGCCGGCCTGACCGAGTCCGTCATGAAGGAAATCGCGGCCAGCCTCGACGCCCATGGCCTGATCAAGGTGCGCGTGTTCGGCGACGACCGCGAGGCACGTGTTGCCATGTATGAACAGATTTCCACGGAACTCGACGCCGCGCCGGTCCAGCACATCGGCAAGCTGCTCGTGCTCTACCGTCCGAAGAAGGAAGTGGTCAAGGAACGCAGCAGCAAGGCCGGCAAGGGCATGCGCGAAGTCACCATCGTCAAGGCCAGCGCCAGCGGCACCAAGAAGCCGAGCGTCACCAAGGTCATGATCAAGGGGAACGAGCGCGTGACCGCCGGCGGCAACATCAAGCGCGCCAAGCCGCGCCAGGCCAGCACCAAGAAGAATGCGCTGAATAAATAA